In the genome of Pediococcus claussenii ATCC BAA-344, one region contains:
- the rnpA gene encoding ribonuclease P protein component, translating to MRKSYRIKKELEFQKVFETHNSFANRKFVVYFMDKPKQPHFRVGISVGKKVGNAVMRNYVKRRIRQSLLEYKPDLRSDVDFLVIARPQVSGLPMTEIKQQLGHVLRLAGLLNDNRSEDK from the coding sequence ATGCGAAAGTCTTATCGAATAAAAAAAGAATTAGAGTTCCAAAAGGTTTTTGAAACTCATAACTCATTTGCAAATCGAAAGTTTGTTGTTTACTTCATGGATAAGCCAAAGCAACCACATTTTCGAGTTGGAATTTCAGTTGGGAAAAAAGTCGGAAATGCTGTTATGCGTAATTACGTAAAACGACGCATTCGACAGAGTCTTTTGGAATACAAACCAGATTTAAGGTCAGATGTTGATTTCTTAGTGATTGCAAGACCCCAAGTTTCAGGGTTACCAATGACTGAAATCAAGCAACAGTTAGGTCATGTATTGCGGTTGGCAGGCTTGTTGAATGATAATCGAAGCGAGGACAAATAG